A single genomic interval of Malania oleifera isolate guangnan ecotype guangnan chromosome 13, ASM2987363v1, whole genome shotgun sequence harbors:
- the LOC131146698 gene encoding heavy metal-associated isoprenylated plant protein 39: MAQKLVLKVLTMTDDKTRQKAIEAAADIYGVDSIAAELKDQKLTVIGDMDPVAIVKKLKKVGKVDIISVGPAKEPKKEEKKEEKKEEKKEAKKEEKK, from the exons ATGGCCCAG AAGTTGGTGCTTAAGGTTCTGACCATGACTGATGATAAGACGAGGCAGAAAGCCATAGAAGCGGCAGCTGATATTTATG GTGTGGATTCAATCGCAGCAGAGCTGAAGGACCAGAAACTAACAGTGATAGGAGATATGGATCCAGTGGCAATAGTGAAGAAGCTGAAGAAGGTAGGGAAGGTGGATATCATATCAGTTGGACCAGCTAAAGAACCcaagaaagaggaaaagaaagaggagaagaaagaggagaagaaagaagcaaagaaagaagagaagaaataG
- the LOC131146699 gene encoding pentatricopeptide repeat-containing protein At3g60050-like isoform X1, whose protein sequence is MFTMYSVGLFGQRVAQRFLCFSRFFCGRTFDGEGVDNGFGGVEELLKENLTTLDFDFSSYKKPDPDPDVASSGSDYDCESWSSGYFSARQGFVARARADADRALEVLEQDGLGFDAKLALDELKIRVSGIFVREVLLKILTNINYAHRSRCAKLGYKFFVWSGQQENYQHTTNAYHLIMKIFAHSEEFKAMWRLVDEMIEKGYPTTARTFNILICTCGEAGLARKVVERFIKSKTFNYRPFKHSYNAILHSLLVVNQYRLIEWVYQQMLTEGYLPDVLTYNILMFAKYRLGKLDQFHRLLDEMGTSGFPPDFHTFNILLHVLGKGDKPLAALNLLNHMKEVGFDPSVLHFTTLIDGLSRAGNLDASKYFFDEMIKSGCMPDVVCYTVMITGYVVAGELEKAQGIFNEMITKGQFPNVFTYNSMIRGLCMARKFDEACSMLKEMEFRGCNPNFLVYSTLVSNLRNAGKLSEAHEVIRHMVEKGQYIHLLSKFKGYKRC, encoded by the coding sequence ATGTTCACCATGTACTCTGTAGGTCTGTTTGGTCAAAGAGTAGCGCAGAGATTTTTGTGTTTTTCACGCTTTTTTTGTGGCCGGACCTTCGACGGCGAAGGCGTGGATAATGGGTTTGGGGGTGTTGAGGAGCTTTTGAAGGAAAATTTGACCACTTTGGATTTTGATTTTTCTTCGTATAAAAAACCAGACCCAGACCCAGATGTTGCTTCATCTGGGAGTGATTATGATTGTGAGAGCTGGTCCTCGGGATACTTCTCTGCACGGCAGGGGTTTGTTGCGAGAGCGAGAGCTGATGCGGATAGGGCTCTTGAAGTTCTCGAGCAAGATGGCCTGGGATTTGATGCAAAATTGGCTCTAGACGAGTTGAAAATAAGGGTTTCAGGCATTTTTGTGAGAGAAGTTCTTCTGAAAATTTTGACGAACATAAATTATGCGCATAGAAGCCGGTGCGCAAAGTTGGGGTACAAATTTTTTGTGTGGTCTGGTCAGCAGGAGAACTATCAGCACACAACAAACGCTTACCATTTAATAATGAAGATCTTCGCTCATTCGGAGGAGTTTAAAGCAATGTGGAGACTGGTCGATGAGATGATTGAGAAAGGATACCCGACGACTGCACGGACATTTAACATTTTGATATGTACTTGTGGTGAGGCAGGCTTGGCAAGGAAGGTTGTAGAGAGATTTATTAAGTCAAAAACATTTAATTATAGGCCTTTTAAACACTCATATAATGCAATTCTTCATTCCCTTCTTGTGGTAAACCAGTACAGGTTGATCGAGTGGGTGTATCAGCAAATGCTAACCGAGGGTTATTTGCCTGATGTTCTGACATACAATATACTCATGTTTGCCAAGTATAGGCTGGGGAAGTTGGATCAGTTCCACAGGTTGCTTGATGAAATGGGAACAAGTGGATTTCCCCCGGATTTTCATACATTCAATATCCTTCTCCATGTTCTTGGAAAAGGGGACAAACCGCTTGCTGCACTTAATCTTTTAAATCATATGAAGGAGGTGGGTTTTGATCCGAGTGTTCTTCACTTCACCACATTGATTGATGGGCTGAGCCGGGCTGGGAATTTGGATGCCAGCAAGTATTTTTTTGATGAAATGATTAAAAGCGGTTGCATGCCTGATGTAGTCTGTTACACTGTTATGATAACTGGATATGTTGTGGCTGGGGAGCTTGAGAAGGCTCAGGGAATATTTAATGAGATGATTACGAAAGGACAGTTTCCAAATGTATTTACTTACAATTCCATGATCCGCGGGCTTTGCATGGCAAGAAAGTTCGACGAGGCATGCTCAATGCTCAAGGAAATGGAGTTCAGGGGTTGCAATCCAAATTTTCTTGTGTACAGTACCCTAGTGAGTAATCTGAGAAATGCTGGAAAGCTTTCTGAAGCTCATGAAGTAATAAGACATATGGTGGAGAAGGGCCAATACATCCATCTCCTCTCAAAGTTCAAGGGTTATAAGAGATGTTAG
- the LOC131146699 gene encoding pentatricopeptide repeat-containing protein At3g60050-like isoform X2 — translation MPQGLFGQRVAQRFLCFSRFFCGRTFDGEGVDNGFGGVEELLKENLTTLDFDFSSYKKPDPDPDVASSGSDYDCESWSSGYFSARQGFVARARADADRALEVLEQDGLGFDAKLALDELKIRVSGIFVREVLLKILTNINYAHRSRCAKLGYKFFVWSGQQENYQHTTNAYHLIMKIFAHSEEFKAMWRLVDEMIEKGYPTTARTFNILICTCGEAGLARKVVERFIKSKTFNYRPFKHSYNAILHSLLVVNQYRLIEWVYQQMLTEGYLPDVLTYNILMFAKYRLGKLDQFHRLLDEMGTSGFPPDFHTFNILLHVLGKGDKPLAALNLLNHMKEVGFDPSVLHFTTLIDGLSRAGNLDASKYFFDEMIKSGCMPDVVCYTVMITGYVVAGELEKAQGIFNEMITKGQFPNVFTYNSMIRGLCMARKFDEACSMLKEMEFRGCNPNFLVYSTLVSNLRNAGKLSEAHEVIRHMVEKGQYIHLLSKFKGYKRC, via the exons ATGCCCCAAG GTCTGTTTGGTCAAAGAGTAGCGCAGAGATTTTTGTGTTTTTCACGCTTTTTTTGTGGCCGGACCTTCGACGGCGAAGGCGTGGATAATGGGTTTGGGGGTGTTGAGGAGCTTTTGAAGGAAAATTTGACCACTTTGGATTTTGATTTTTCTTCGTATAAAAAACCAGACCCAGACCCAGATGTTGCTTCATCTGGGAGTGATTATGATTGTGAGAGCTGGTCCTCGGGATACTTCTCTGCACGGCAGGGGTTTGTTGCGAGAGCGAGAGCTGATGCGGATAGGGCTCTTGAAGTTCTCGAGCAAGATGGCCTGGGATTTGATGCAAAATTGGCTCTAGACGAGTTGAAAATAAGGGTTTCAGGCATTTTTGTGAGAGAAGTTCTTCTGAAAATTTTGACGAACATAAATTATGCGCATAGAAGCCGGTGCGCAAAGTTGGGGTACAAATTTTTTGTGTGGTCTGGTCAGCAGGAGAACTATCAGCACACAACAAACGCTTACCATTTAATAATGAAGATCTTCGCTCATTCGGAGGAGTTTAAAGCAATGTGGAGACTGGTCGATGAGATGATTGAGAAAGGATACCCGACGACTGCACGGACATTTAACATTTTGATATGTACTTGTGGTGAGGCAGGCTTGGCAAGGAAGGTTGTAGAGAGATTTATTAAGTCAAAAACATTTAATTATAGGCCTTTTAAACACTCATATAATGCAATTCTTCATTCCCTTCTTGTGGTAAACCAGTACAGGTTGATCGAGTGGGTGTATCAGCAAATGCTAACCGAGGGTTATTTGCCTGATGTTCTGACATACAATATACTCATGTTTGCCAAGTATAGGCTGGGGAAGTTGGATCAGTTCCACAGGTTGCTTGATGAAATGGGAACAAGTGGATTTCCCCCGGATTTTCATACATTCAATATCCTTCTCCATGTTCTTGGAAAAGGGGACAAACCGCTTGCTGCACTTAATCTTTTAAATCATATGAAGGAGGTGGGTTTTGATCCGAGTGTTCTTCACTTCACCACATTGATTGATGGGCTGAGCCGGGCTGGGAATTTGGATGCCAGCAAGTATTTTTTTGATGAAATGATTAAAAGCGGTTGCATGCCTGATGTAGTCTGTTACACTGTTATGATAACTGGATATGTTGTGGCTGGGGAGCTTGAGAAGGCTCAGGGAATATTTAATGAGATGATTACGAAAGGACAGTTTCCAAATGTATTTACTTACAATTCCATGATCCGCGGGCTTTGCATGGCAAGAAAGTTCGACGAGGCATGCTCAATGCTCAAGGAAATGGAGTTCAGGGGTTGCAATCCAAATTTTCTTGTGTACAGTACCCTAGTGAGTAATCTGAGAAATGCTGGAAAGCTTTCTGAAGCTCATGAAGTAATAAGACATATGGTGGAGAAGGGCCAATACATCCATCTCCTCTCAAAGTTCAAGGGTTATAAGAGATGTTAG